A single region of the Musa acuminata AAA Group cultivar baxijiao chromosome BXJ1-11, Cavendish_Baxijiao_AAA, whole genome shotgun sequence genome encodes:
- the LOC103972324 gene encoding histone H4: MSAIHLRSLVTLFHDKYPPKPKPNAVASSCPILAVSGACGFCFVLVAMSGRGKGGKGLGKGGAKRHRKVLRDNIQGITKPAIRRLARRGGVKRISGLIYEETRGVLKIFLENVIRDAVTYTEHARRKTVTAMDVVYALKRQGRTLYGFGG, encoded by the exons ATGTCCGCGATTCATCTTCGCAGCCTCGTTACTCTCTTCCACGATAAATACCCACCGAAACCTAAACCCAATGCCGTCGCTTCGAGCTGTCCAATTCTTGCGGTCTCAG GAGCTTGTGGATTTTGCTTCGTTTTGGTGGCTATGTCGGGGCGAGGAAAGGGCGGCAAGGGTTTGGGCAAGGGCGGGGCGAAGCGCCACCGTAAGGTGCTCCGCGACAACATCCAGGGCATCACGAAGCCAGCGATTCGGCGCCTCGCGAGGAGGGGCGGCGTGAAGCGCATCAGCGGCCTCATTTATGAGGAGACTCGCGGCGTCCTCAAGATCTTCCTTGAGAATGTGATCCGTGACGCTGTCACCTACACCGAGCACGCTCGTAGGAAGACTGTCACCGCCATGGACGTCGTGTATGCTCTGAAGAGGCAGGGAAGGACTCTCTATGGTTTTGGTGGTTAG